Below is a genomic region from Rhinatrema bivittatum chromosome 8, aRhiBiv1.1, whole genome shotgun sequence.
acatgcgtgatcactgatggacacactcccaagcccgatatattatagattACCGAATgggggacagaccaagggtctatcaagcccagcatcctgtttccaagtgaccaaacactaagtagatcccatgatactgatgccagtaatagcagaggccattccctaagtcaatttgatttatagcagttaatggacttctccaagaacttatccaaacctgggtttaaaaaaggtttggataagttcttgaaggagaagtccattaactgctattaatccagttgacttagggtatagccactgctattactgacatcagtagcatgggatctacttagtgtttgggtacttgccaggagtcttgtagcttggattggccactgttggacacaggatgttgTTATGACCATACCACCAATTTTTAAATATGTTCCCCAAATTCACTTTTTACCTATTTAATATGCTTTGTTCAGGCTTTGCATGAACCAGTTTGACCTTCAGCTGTCTACGCTATGCAGTTGCTTTTCATATACCTGCAGGGGGATCTCCTGGAGagccactcttcagctgtccatgctgtgttCTTCCTTTATACGTACCAGTGTGATACcgatgaagatccgctcttcagccatCCAAAGTTGTAGTCATAGTTGACTTGAATAAGTGACTGCAAGAGGTTTTAATAAGGGGCAGCAAAGCAGGATCCTACTTTCCTTGGTGTCATAACTACTTAAGTGGCAACGTAGAGGGCTGCTTCTGAAAGTTTAAACAACGAGACCCCTAAGTAATGAATaaactattttggtctttatctgctgccagTCATGTAATTTAATTACAATCTAaataaaggtggtggtgggggatcTTAAATCATTGTTGCTTGCTTTTAATTGCCAACTGAATTATCAGGTTTTTGGATAGCTGTGCTGCTGCTTTAAGAACCTGGACATGGCCTCGAATGTATTGCAAGGACTTCTGAAACCTCCTGTGCAATGCCACAGGAAGCACCACAGATGAAGTGGCTAAAAGGCTAGACTCTGGCTGTTTAACAAGATTTGCGGCTTTCTAaaaatcaatttcttttttttccaggaatgTTATGTGGTCAGGATGTGTTCAGAACAGCTATTTAATGGCTCTCTCTTATCTGCCTTCAGTGGACTGCAACATGCTAAACAATCGATGAATAGAAATCGATGCACAACTGACCTTTGCCATTTCATGGCAGGAACATCAGTTTAATGAAGGTATGCTTGAACGTCATACAAtacttttattgtttttgttcaAGTAAAAGTAACCATTTTAGATTAAGGTATTGTTCGCTTCACAATGCAAAATACGCATGGAAAGGAAACCAATTTCAAAGCTAGCAAGCAAGTATAGCAACAGATCCaacctaaaggaaaaaaaaatcattttaattttaaaaactttgaatcTACTACTGTTTAATTGAAGGCAGCAGGTGTGCAGAGGAGTGGGCACACTTTGTTCTTACTGAAGCTACATGTAACTTAGTGTCTTGTACTTGAGCGCTGGAACAGGACATTGGAGGAGTACTCAGCTGCATGCTCTTCTACAAACCCCAGTGCGCTTagtaagagaaaaagagaagacaCCGCCAGGAGAAGGCAAGTCAAATGTTTAAATCCAGGCCCGCCATCCTCCATCCTGTAAGAAACAGAGCACATTCATCCCATTATTCacaaaatacctttttttttgccaaataaacatacttttaagactttttttttttttaaatagaatgaTAAATTGAAATGCAACATACAGGGAAAGTGATTTCAACAAGGAACTGCTCCATATCTTGGGGATATTCCATAAAAATCCAATTCATGGATCCACTGAACAGTTCAGGATACTAACATATGGTATTCACCGGGAAAAATCAGCCAGTGTACAGAGCAACAAAAATCCAGGAAGGCGACATTATCAGTGCACCTATATTAGCTGAGACATATTTTCTATGCTGTAATCTTCCTAGTTTGTATAATTATATGCATAATCAAACATACTTGCAGGAATTAATGGTGTTCTAAATGTTCACAAGTCAAATACGTGTGTGAGGATTTACACTGCAttaagaaataaacaaaaatcccaGTCAAATATACTTGCAGGAGACTAAAGAGGAAGGGATTCCAAATTAAGCAATGCATTTTCTCCCAGTTTATTCCTCCCTCCTCAGTGAACATGCCCAGCTTCTTTGCTGGTCCAGAGCTGGAGAAATCTCAGACTATAATGAACCTCTCAGTGCTGTGCTGTCCTTTCTGCCAGCAGGGGTAAGCCACAGTAGCCACCAGCCAGCTTCTTCCTCTTTGAAGAGGAAACTCAAATCTCTGCAATGCTACAGCTAAGCCACAAAAACTGTTTTTTGTTAAAACCGTGGCTTACACCTAAACATAATACAAACAGAAGAGTTGAATTGAAACCAGTGGTAATTTAAGCCCTTTGTGTGCATCCAATGATGGTTCAGATGTACCAAgatgttttttccattttgtgtttatgggaaagaTGCTTAGTATGTCCAGCCCCATGTATCTAACTAATATGTATAAAGccaatatttaaacattttgagGGGGAGATTGTAAGTCTTGATATGATATATATGATATAGTGGGTACTCAGAGGGTTTCTTCCCCATTTCTACCATTGTGGTCCAAAAATAGCCTTATCCCTACACTAAAACACGCTCCCCGCCCCGCTAGAATCAATCTTCAAGAACAAGCAGCGTCAGCAAAGTTAGTGCTTTTTTGCACTACAATCCCTACTCTCTGCTAGTTGGAACTATTTGTGGTTCATAAGTATAATGTTCAAGTTGATATAGTTTGAACCTGGTACAAGGTTGCTATTTTGCAATAAACAGTTTCGTTTCTGCAAAGTTTTCGCAATGTTAGAGATCGTTCTCCAGCAACAGTAGTTTATTCAGCTGCTCGCTGTGTTACTCTTCCCAAGGGAGGAGTCAAAGCTTTcaaacgttaaaaaaaaacatctgacAAATGTCCCTCCACCCAGAACAACCCAAAAACCATTACTTCATggaggcaagaaaaaaaaaaaagctcacctATTTCTGCCAGATTAGGCAATTTTTGCATATGAAAACGCTGATAGACAGTAGGATCCCAGAAAAACAGGATAAATTGCAGACGAACAACCTAAACCATTTCAAATCCAAAAAGGGATTTCAATTTTCGACTACAGAACTAACTATACCCAAAGATCACAGGGGAAAGTACCTGCAATAAATGAGCTACAAATAATTACTaaataattctctctctctctctctctgtagaaaTAAGATCATAGGCTCGCAAATTTCAGGCATGCATCGCAGCCCCTAGTTGGTCGACTTGCTATTGTCGCTTTTGCGAAATAAGCTGCGCAGCAAGAGCATGGCTTATTAAGAAGGAATCGAGCAGCCGGAACGGGCACCTCGACGTCCCTGGCCGCACACGCCAAGCTCGCTAAATATAATAAAGGAAGAAGCAGGCTGCGGCGGGCCCCGGAGCCTGGCGGTGGCGGCGCCGTCGTCTCACCGTGCCGGGGCAGCGCCGCCCTAGGAGGACGAGCTGCGGGACCTGCGGCGCTTCAGCTCGCTGTTGTGCAGCTTCTCCTCGATCTTGCGCTCGTGCCCGGCCGGGACGTGGCGGTTCGTGTGCAGCTCGATCTCCTTCTTGGTGCGGCCCTTGCCGCCGGCGCCGCAGCCGTACTCCTTCAGGTTGTAGTAGTCGTACTCGTCGTAGTGCTCCGCTTCGAAGTCCACCAGGGTCTCCACCTCGTTCGACATGATCGCCGGGAGCTGGCCGGGGCGACtttgcttttctatttttttttttttcctcttgctttCTTTCTGCCCTCGCAACTGCCGGATCGCTGGTTCCCTCCCCCGCTCCGCCTCCCGCTTCTCGggccccttccctccttccttcccctccaggCCGCCGCCGCCTGTAAACAAAACGCTTCCCCGCAGCACGTGCTCAGCCCCCCGCCCGGGTTTGGTCATCGGAGCTTTGTGACGtcgtgggaggaggaggaggacgagcAAATGGAAAGTTTGTGCACCGCGCAGCAAGTGGGTCCTGTAACGGGCGCGGGACGTGGCCTTTTtaactcctgggggaattctgggcaaaaaaaataaatttaaaattccgcaaactttatattggtcagaaTAACACAATTTGCacgacagtctttaagtaattacattttaaattattacagaaaaaaaggttattacttaaagttgcagaattgtaaatattttgagcagaatttccctagaaattcactgtaagagtgtaccttccacatacatacacacacaccctcatagaggctccctcactctctggcacacacacatcccctcacacagggtccctctctcttgcatacacacccacacaagctccctttctctttcacacatacattctcacacaggctacctatgtcgttctctcatgcaccccttcacacaggctctgtctcacacatacacaatcccttcacacaggctacctatgtctctctctcatgcaccccttcacacaggctctgtctcacacatacacaatcccttcacacagactagcaccctcacatacacacaatccctttttcatacacataagctcccaatctctcacacacatacacactccttcacaatctcctcatataggctccctctctctgaaacccacactcaagcatccccccacccaccctctcttacctcccatgctctctctcacactctcctgctctctgtcaccctcccctcatacaggctccctctctaaaacccacaagcatccccccactccccctcttaccaaccaagctgtctctcaccctcccccacaccccctctcttcATGTAGGCTCCcgctctgaaacccacactcaagcatccccccacccaccctctcttacctcccatgctctctctcaccctccccaccccctcttaccaaccatgctctctgtcaccctcccctctctcacacacacattctctctcaccggcatcccccccccccccatgctctctctcacaccctcctgctctctgtcaccctcccctctctgacacactttctcaccggcatgccgcgagACGCACTCCATTTgcggcgaagataaaggcccGACGCACCATTCgtggcaaaaagggaaggcccccgtgtgccgcgaacggtgcaccgggccttcatcttcgccgcgaagggagcgtgtgccgcgggatgcgctgcgttcgcggcatgccagggtctcctctgctattttctgggggagggggggggaattctgcgcaaattctgtgttccgcagtagcgcagaattcccccaggagtacctttTGGAGCATAGATCCGTGGAAAGATAGCACATGAGGAGCTGGTGCCTGCTACTCCCTCGCTAGCCATATGGCCCTATTCAAGTGCCACCTGAAAACGCATCCTCTCGGGAGGCTGCTTTTCAATCTTGGACCTTGGCTGATTTCAACCATGTTTTCTATAATTACAGTTTCTACaattataataaatacatttcctgaaagCTTTGAATTTGTCTTGTGTATGTGCAAGCCTGGTTCATGAGTATTAGATGCTCTAGAAGAAACTTCAGcctcacccccatccccacccactCCTCAGCAACCCCAAAAATACATTCTTCCTCTTCGCCCTTCATCTGTCTCCCCCTCTATCCCCAGGACCATTCTTGCTCCTCTCTTCCTCCATCCCCTCACTCCTAGGAGCATTCCTCCTTCCACTATCTCTTCTACCCAGCCCCAGGAgcatttctcttcctcttccccatgcCTCAGGACCCTGGGTGTGCTGAACAAGCAGCGGGGGAGCATTTTCATCAGTTCCTATCACCATGGGTGATATCTTTGGCGCACCTAGAAGTGAAGCTGTGTCGCAGTGTTACTGAAAGCCGCAGCCACCATAGAAAGCCACAAGAGCAAGCAAGGTAGAAGGACTGATGGAGAACACATTGTAAAGCTCCCATTGCTATGGCAAGGCTTTGGTCCTAATTCATGCCAATCCAGTCCAGTTCTGCCAACGCTGCCCTCCAAAACTGTGCTGCTGTAGGCAGTGGCCTAGTGCTTCCATCAGCCTCGGGTCCGGTCCAACTTATTTGCTGCCGtttgcaaacaattactgtgcttcccccccatccccccctttGTCATTCAATCTCTGTCCTGGGTCTGtcaaaaaagcccagctccttccagcaacctaaaattgttaaaaaatgacacccctccccctctgGATCTTCATCTCCTTCCCCAGgatccatggccagtgcaagagtattaggtgccctaagcaaaAATAAATTATAGCCTTGCAACTCACCCCAGCCCTCTCCCTGCACACAGTTAAGaattataataacagattttacatgaaaaagaacattgcactgttgtggtgccaacaGTACAATGTTGTGGgtgcagaaaaccctgcaaaaaaaaaaaaaaagacacttgaaatcTACACAGCATTAGGGCTATTATAATGCGTGTTGGGTATGAGcctgaccctcagaaagccataagtaaactgaagtacaatatactaaacctcccatacccAAAAAACACACTAacagccagcactgaaacagtaacaaccaggggcggattggcctatcggggatcgggcatccccagtgggccggtcgctctagtcatgtggtctgccgagcgcggctgtgacagagccgcgctcggcagaccacgtggtatctccggggggggggggggggcccagctggggcggcgaatccccgggccggtcatcatcgggaatccacccctggtaacaacactgcaaatattacaccaggccttgaaacatcaatacatttcctattagcaagacaaaacaagccaagctactacagatccttaCATAGAAATTACACAATAGTAAAATACTTCTCCACAGTTACACAGAGAACACAGACCTTCATAAATACGGAATTAAGGGACAATAACGTATAAATgcaacatgcaggcaaaaactgaactggaactgcaaaaagtcagactgtaGTTTCAACAGTGTAAAAACAGAACCATCAGCAATTCTTagacataaaatcaagaaataataaatattaattataataataaaaataatattgcaaAACAGCTAATGATTAGAAGATCTAAATTAAAAActaatatacaattttttttaaatttcccaaacaccaataaaatattttaaaacagcagacatcaaataacaccccaaaattaaaacaaatgaggatttaaaaaattcatgttctccatacctagaaacttttgatttccagtcacccagagattgtcatggattagtgggaatGGGGTGCccacgcttcctctctctcacacagatataTATGCTCTGActcacacgcatgctctctctcacacgctcactcactccctctcgcATATATATGCTTCCGTACACAtgctgagacacacacacactgtccttTACCTCTGGCTACCTTAGCCACACCAAGttctacctccttgttatatgtaactttcgcttcttgttaaatggttgatcaaTGTtatcccccttgttatatgtaaaccgatttgatgtgaattcttcatgaaggtcggtatagaaaagtgttaaataaataaataaataatatacacaagctccatctctctcgcgcacacatcAGTTTCCTCTCACACCCACCAGGACTTCTTTAGCTCTTCTTTGTTTGGGATCCACCAGCACTCCCAGCagccctgggtcctcctcttcttcacttgGGCCGTGTGGTAGGTTGGGATTTGCTAGGAAGCCATGGAGCCTCGTTCTCATCTCATCCCCCTAGCAAGCTGGGAACTGTCAGACAGACATGGAACTGCCTGACAGCCTCACAGCTTTGTCTTCTTCTGACCATCTGGTGAATTGTGAACTGCTGGGTGGCCTGCAAT
It encodes:
- the NUPR2 gene encoding nuclear protein 2 codes for the protein MSNEVETLVDFEAEHYDEYDYYNLKEYGCGAGGKGRTKKEIELHTNRHVPAGHERKIEEKLHNSELKRRRSRSSSS